In one Pseudomonas sp. R84 genomic region, the following are encoded:
- a CDS encoding urease accessory protein UreD, whose translation MNSTVAPALFTPSWHAELELAYARFGDCTRPVMRRHLGPLRVQKHLYAEGPEVCQHIIVHPPGGIAGGDRLDISARVEQDAWAQITSPGAAKWYRAGGPAYQKLDLKVAAGATLEWLPQETIVYSAAQAELSNSIELEGDARLFYWDVVALGRPASGERFDRGHFQAHLDIRRDGRLLWHERQRIVGDDGLLDSPIGLDGNPVFATLLVTGEIDAELLERCRSLDNQVRGDLTQLPGLLVARCLASEALLARAWLIDLWRLLRPVLLDREAVSPRIWNT comes from the coding sequence ATGAATTCGACTGTTGCACCTGCCCTGTTTACCCCGAGCTGGCACGCCGAGCTGGAACTGGCTTACGCCCGTTTCGGCGACTGCACGCGTCCGGTCATGCGCCGGCACCTTGGCCCGCTGCGCGTGCAAAAACACCTGTACGCCGAGGGCCCCGAGGTCTGCCAGCACATCATCGTCCACCCGCCGGGCGGGATTGCCGGCGGTGATCGACTGGACATCAGCGCCCGCGTCGAACAGGACGCCTGGGCGCAGATCACCAGCCCCGGCGCGGCCAAATGGTATCGCGCCGGTGGGCCGGCTTATCAGAAGCTCGACTTGAAAGTGGCGGCCGGGGCGACGCTGGAATGGCTGCCGCAGGAGACCATCGTCTATAGCGCCGCGCAGGCTGAGCTGAGCAATTCGATTGAACTTGAGGGTGATGCACGGCTGTTTTACTGGGATGTGGTGGCGCTGGGTCGCCCGGCCAGTGGCGAGCGTTTCGACCGTGGGCATTTTCAGGCGCATCTGGATATTCGCCGTGATGGTCGATTGCTCTGGCATGAACGCCAGCGCATTGTCGGTGATGACGGTTTGCTTGATTCGCCGATTGGCCTGGATGGCAATCCGGTGTTTGCGACGTTGTTGGTCACCGGTGAAATTGATGCTGAATTGCTGGAGCGTTGTCGTTCGCTGGATAACCAGGTTCGCGGGGATTTGACGCAATTGCCGGGACTTTTGGTTGCCCGTTGTCTGGCCAGTGAAGCGTTGCTCGCACGGGCCTGGCTCATCGATTTATGGCGCTTGCTGCGTCCGGTGCTTCTGGATCGCGAGGCGGTGTCACCGAGAATATGGAACACCTGA
- the urtE gene encoding urea ABC transporter ATP-binding subunit UrtE, protein MLQVDKLHQYYGGSHILRGLSFDVKVGEVTCLLGRNGVGKTTLLKCLMGLLPAKEGAVNWEGKPITTFKPHQRVHAGIAYVPQGREIFGRLTVEENLLMGLSRFPGSEAKEVPGFIYELFPVLLQMKQRRGGDLSGGQQQQLAIGRALASRPRLLILDEPTEGIQPSVIKEIGAVIKKLAARGDMAILLVEQFYDFAAELADQYLVMSRGEIVQQGRGENMEAEGVRGLVTI, encoded by the coding sequence ATGCTGCAAGTCGACAAGCTGCACCAGTACTACGGCGGTAGCCACATCCTGCGTGGCCTTTCGTTCGACGTGAAAGTCGGCGAAGTCACCTGCCTGCTCGGCCGTAACGGTGTCGGCAAAACCACCCTGCTCAAATGCCTGATGGGCCTGCTGCCGGCCAAAGAAGGCGCAGTCAATTGGGAAGGCAAACCGATCACCACGTTCAAGCCACACCAGCGTGTTCACGCCGGGATTGCCTACGTGCCACAGGGCCGGGAAATCTTCGGCCGCCTGACCGTGGAAGAGAATCTGCTGATGGGTTTGTCGCGTTTTCCCGGCAGTGAAGCCAAGGAAGTCCCAGGTTTCATCTACGAATTGTTCCCGGTGCTGCTACAAATGAAGCAGCGTCGCGGCGGTGACCTCTCCGGTGGTCAGCAACAGCAGTTGGCGATTGGTCGCGCATTGGCCAGTCGTCCGCGTTTATTGATCCTCGACGAGCCTACCGAAGGCATTCAACCTTCGGTGATCAAGGAGATCGGCGCGGTAATCAAGAAACTCGCGGCGCGCGGTGATATGGCGATTTTGCTGGTCGAGCAGTTCTACGATTTCGCCGCGGAACTGGCCGATCAGTATCTGGTGATGTCCCGGGGCGAGATCGTCCAGCAGGGTCGCGGTGAAAATATGGAGGCCGAGGGTGTGCGCGGGCTGGTAACGATCTAG
- the urtD gene encoding urea ABC transporter ATP-binding protein UrtD — protein MRVTASAEFMLEPAFFPVEPNKDAGTSRDSIGLGQRVGPGLDTRHGTILTLEDISVSFDGFRALNNLNLYIGVGELRCIIGPNGAGKTTLMDVITGKTRPSHGKAWFGETLDLTQMSEVQIAQAGIGRKFQKPTVFEALSVFENLELAQKTDKSVWASLRARLSGEQKDRISEVLETIRLTTSVNRQAGLLSHGQKQFLEIGMLLMQDPQLLLLDEPVAGMTDAETEFTAELFKSLAGKHSLMVVEHDMGFVGSIADHVTVLHQGSVLAEGSLEQVQENERVIEVYLGR, from the coding sequence ATGAGAGTCACAGCGAGCGCTGAATTCATGCTGGAACCGGCCTTCTTTCCCGTCGAACCGAACAAGGACGCCGGCACCAGCCGCGACTCCATCGGCCTTGGCCAGCGGGTCGGACCGGGGCTGGATACCCGTCACGGCACGATCCTCACCCTGGAAGACATCAGCGTCAGCTTCGATGGCTTTCGTGCGCTGAACAATCTCAACCTGTACATCGGCGTCGGCGAATTGCGCTGCATCATCGGCCCTAACGGCGCGGGTAAAACCACGCTGATGGACGTGATCACCGGCAAGACCCGGCCGAGTCACGGCAAGGCCTGGTTCGGTGAAACCCTGGATCTGACGCAGATGAGCGAAGTGCAGATTGCCCAGGCCGGCATCGGTCGCAAGTTTCAGAAGCCGACGGTGTTCGAAGCGCTGAGCGTGTTTGAAAACCTTGAACTGGCGCAGAAAACCGACAAGTCGGTGTGGGCCAGTTTGCGTGCGCGCTTGAGCGGCGAGCAAAAAGATCGAATCAGCGAAGTGCTGGAGACGATTCGCCTGACCACCTCGGTCAATCGTCAGGCCGGGCTGTTGTCCCACGGTCAGAAGCAGTTTCTCGAGATCGGCATGTTGCTGATGCAGGACCCGCAATTGCTCCTGCTCGATGAGCCGGTGGCGGGCATGACCGATGCGGAAACCGAGTTCACCGCTGAACTGTTCAAGAGCCTGGCGGGCAAGCATTCGTTGATGGTGGTGGAGCATGACATGGGCTTTGTCGGCTCGATTGCTGACCACGTCACCGTGTTGCATCAGGGCAGTGTTCTGGCGGAAGGCTCACTGGAACAAGTGCAGGAAAACGAGCGTGTGATCGAGGTCTACCTCGGCCGCTGA
- the urtC gene encoding urea ABC transporter permease subunit UrtC: MNQPLLVTATQKAGPKVTIAVGAVILALLIALPLLSLLSPDNALHISAYTLTLVGKILCYAIVALALDLVWGYAGLLSLGHGLFFALGGYAMGMYLMRQAAGDGLPAFMTFLSWSELPWYWTGTSSFVWAMCLVVLAPGLLALVFGFFAFRSRIKGVYFSIMTQALTFAGMLLFFRNETGFGGNNGFTNFRTILGFGITDPGTRAVLFLATVLLLVASLFIGWRLAQSKFGRVLTALRDAENRLMFCGYDPRGFKLFVWVLSAVLCGLAGALYVPQVGIINPSEMSPTNSIEAAVWVALGGRGTLIGPLLGAGVVNGMKSWFTVAFPEYWLFFLGALFIVVTLYLPKGVIGLLKKRGEQ, from the coding sequence ATGAACCAGCCTCTGCTTGTTACCGCGACACAAAAGGCCGGGCCGAAAGTCACGATTGCGGTCGGCGCAGTAATCCTCGCTCTGCTGATCGCCCTGCCGCTGCTGTCGTTGTTGTCGCCCGACAATGCGCTGCACATCTCGGCGTACACGCTGACGCTGGTCGGCAAAATCCTCTGTTACGCCATCGTCGCTTTGGCGCTGGATCTGGTCTGGGGTTACGCCGGTTTGCTGTCGCTGGGTCACGGCCTGTTCTTCGCCCTCGGTGGTTATGCGATGGGCATGTACCTGATGCGTCAGGCTGCCGGCGATGGTCTACCGGCGTTCATGACCTTCCTGTCATGGAGCGAACTGCCGTGGTACTGGACCGGCACCAGCAGCTTCGTCTGGGCGATGTGTCTGGTGGTGCTGGCACCGGGATTGCTGGCGCTGGTCTTCGGTTTCTTCGCCTTCCGTTCGCGAATCAAAGGCGTTTATTTCTCGATCATGACCCAGGCCTTGACCTTCGCCGGCATGCTCTTGTTTTTCCGCAACGAGACCGGGTTTGGCGGCAACAACGGCTTCACCAATTTCCGCACGATCCTCGGTTTCGGCATCACCGATCCGGGCACCCGCGCGGTGTTGTTTCTGGCCACAGTGTTGTTGCTGGTGGCGAGTCTGTTCATCGGCTGGCGCCTGGCGCAGAGCAAGTTCGGTCGTGTGCTGACGGCACTTCGTGATGCGGAAAACCGCTTGATGTTCTGCGGCTACGATCCGCGCGGTTTCAAGTTGTTCGTGTGGGTGTTGAGCGCGGTGTTGTGTGGTCTGGCCGGTGCGTTGTACGTGCCGCAAGTGGGCATCATCAACCCGAGCGAAATGTCGCCAACCAACTCGATTGAAGCGGCGGTCTGGGTGGCCCTTGGCGGTCGTGGCACCTTGATCGGCCCGCTGCTCGGTGCCGGTGTGGTCAACGGCATGAAGAGTTGGTTCACCGTGGCCTTCCCGGAATATTGGCTGTTCTTTCTCGGCGCGCTGTTCATCGTCGTCACGCTGTACTTGCCTAAAGGTGTGATCGGCCTGCTGAAGAAACGAGGTGAACAATGA
- the urtB gene encoding urea ABC transporter permease subunit UrtB, with protein MPTAIHRFLIAIALLLPMLAHAGDAEDFVAANPVQQAKLLETWAAQPDPARIELLNALQQGELTIDGQPKTLRLNNRLRGLIDTAMASHQLLAADAKIRLTAAQQLQKSAKPAQLKFLDQQLAGEKDESVHAALSLALANLQLVDTNPAVRLAAVRLLGETGDPLARTRLEGLVEPGVEADAGVRTAAETSLAQVKRKLLVGEILGQAFSGMSLGSILLLAALGLAITFGLLGVINMAHGEMLMLGAYSTYVVQLMFQRYAPQAIEFYPLIALPVAFFVTAAIGMALERTVIRHLYGRPLETLLATWGISLMLIQLVRLLFGAQNVEVANPAWLSGGIQVLPNLVLPYNRIVIIAFALFVVVLTWLLLNKTRLGLNVRAVTQNRNMAACCGVPTGRVDMLAFGLGSGIAGLGGVALSQIGNVGPDLGQSYIIDSFLVVVLGGVGQLAGSVLAAFGLGIANKILEPQIGAVLGKILILALIILFIQKRPQGLFALKGRVID; from the coding sequence ATGCCCACTGCCATACACCGCTTTCTCATAGCCATCGCACTGTTGCTGCCAATGCTGGCCCACGCCGGTGATGCCGAAGACTTCGTCGCGGCCAATCCCGTGCAGCAAGCCAAACTGTTGGAAACCTGGGCCGCGCAGCCCGATCCGGCCCGTATCGAATTGCTCAACGCCCTGCAACAAGGCGAGCTGACCATCGACGGCCAACCCAAAACCCTGCGCCTGAACAATCGCCTGCGGGGTCTGATCGACACCGCCATGGCCAGCCATCAATTGCTCGCCGCCGACGCCAAAATCCGTCTGACTGCCGCGCAGCAATTGCAGAAAAGCGCGAAACCCGCGCAGCTGAAATTCCTCGACCAGCAACTCGCTGGCGAAAAAGATGAAAGCGTCCATGCCGCACTGAGCCTGGCGCTGGCCAATCTGCAACTGGTCGACACTAATCCGGCCGTACGACTCGCGGCGGTGCGATTGCTTGGCGAAACCGGCGATCCACTGGCGCGCACGCGCCTCGAAGGTTTGGTCGAACCCGGCGTCGAAGCCGATGCCGGCGTACGCACGGCGGCCGAAACCAGCCTCGCCCAAGTCAAACGCAAACTGCTGGTCGGCGAGATCCTCGGCCAGGCGTTCAGCGGCATGTCGCTCGGTTCGATTCTGCTGTTGGCAGCGCTCGGTCTGGCAATCACGTTCGGCCTGCTCGGCGTGATCAACATGGCTCACGGCGAGATGCTGATGCTCGGTGCCTACTCGACGTACGTGGTGCAGTTGATGTTCCAGCGCTACGCACCGCAAGCGATTGAGTTTTATCCGTTGATTGCCTTGCCGGTGGCGTTCTTCGTCACAGCGGCGATCGGCATGGCGCTGGAGCGCACGGTGATTCGTCACCTCTACGGCCGCCCACTGGAAACCCTGCTCGCCACCTGGGGCATCAGCCTGATGCTGATTCAACTGGTGCGCCTGTTGTTCGGCGCGCAGAACGTTGAAGTGGCCAACCCGGCATGGCTGTCCGGCGGGATTCAGGTTTTGCCAAATCTGGTTCTGCCATACAACCGCATCGTGATCATCGCGTTCGCACTGTTCGTCGTTGTGCTGACCTGGCTGCTGCTGAACAAAACGCGTCTGGGCCTCAACGTCCGCGCCGTCACACAGAACCGCAACATGGCCGCCTGCTGTGGCGTGCCGACCGGTCGTGTCGACATGCTCGCCTTCGGCCTCGGCTCGGGCATTGCCGGTCTCGGCGGTGTGGCGCTGAGCCAGATCGGCAACGTCGGCCCGGACCTCGGTCAGAGCTACATCATCGACTCGTTCCTGGTGGTGGTGCTTGGCGGTGTTGGCCAGTTGGCCGGCAGCGTGCTCGCGGCGTTCGGCCTCGGTATCGCCAACAAGATTCTTGAACCGCAGATCGGTGCGGTGCTCGGCAAGATCCTGATCCTCGCGCTGATCATTCTGTTTATCCAGAAACGTCCGCAAGGCCTCTTCGCACTGAAAGGACGGGTGATCGACTGA
- the urtA gene encoding urea ABC transporter substrate-binding protein, whose amino-acid sequence MKRRSLIKAFTLTASIAAMGMTWTVQAAETIKVGILHSLSGTMAISETSLKDMALMTIDEINAKGGVNGKMLEPVVVDPASNWPLFAEKGRQLLTQDKVAVVFGCWTSVSRKSVLPVFEELNGLLFYPVQYEGEEMSPNVFYTGAAPNQQAIPAVEYLMSEEGGSAKRYFLLGTDYVYPRTTNKILRSFLHSKGVADKDIEEVYTPFGHSDYQTIVANIKKFSAGGKTAVISTVNGDSNVPFYKELANQGLKATDVPVVAFSVGEEELRGIDTKPLVGNLAAWNYFESVENPQNKKFVADWKAYAKKHNLPGADKAVTNDPMEATYVGIHMWAQAVEKAKSTDVDKVREALAGQTFAAPSGYTLTMDKTNHHLHKPVMIGEIQADGQFNVVWQTEGPIRAQPWSPFIQGNDKKPDYAVKSN is encoded by the coding sequence ATGAAGCGTCGCAGTTTGATCAAGGCTTTCACACTCACGGCATCCATTGCCGCGATGGGCATGACCTGGACAGTCCAGGCCGCCGAGACCATCAAGGTCGGGATTCTGCATTCGTTGTCCGGCACCATGGCGATCTCCGAAACGTCGCTCAAAGACATGGCGCTGATGACCATCGACGAGATCAACGCCAAGGGTGGTGTGAACGGCAAGATGCTTGAACCGGTGGTGGTCGACCCGGCGTCGAACTGGCCGCTGTTCGCCGAAAAGGGCCGGCAGTTGCTGACCCAGGACAAGGTCGCCGTGGTGTTCGGCTGCTGGACCTCGGTGTCGCGCAAATCGGTATTGCCGGTGTTCGAAGAGCTCAATGGCCTGCTGTTCTACCCGGTGCAATACGAAGGCGAAGAGATGTCGCCGAACGTCTTCTACACCGGCGCAGCGCCAAACCAGCAGGCGATCCCGGCGGTTGAATATCTGATGAGCGAAGAAGGTGGCAGCGCCAAGCGCTACTTCCTGCTCGGCACCGACTACGTCTACCCACGCACCACCAACAAGATCCTGCGCTCGTTCCTGCATTCCAAAGGTGTCGCCGACAAGGACATCGAAGAGGTGTACACGCCGTTCGGTCACAGCGACTATCAGACCATTGTTGCCAACATCAAGAAATTCTCCGCCGGTGGCAAGACTGCGGTCATCTCGACGGTCAACGGCGACTCCAACGTGCCGTTCTATAAAGAGCTGGCCAACCAGGGTCTGAAAGCCACCGACGTGCCGGTTGTGGCGTTCTCGGTCGGCGAAGAAGAACTGCGCGGCATCGACACCAAACCGCTGGTGGGTAACCTCGCGGCGTGGAACTACTTCGAGTCGGTAGAGAACCCGCAGAACAAGAAATTCGTCGCTGACTGGAAGGCCTATGCGAAGAAACACAACCTGCCGGGCGCCGATAAAGCCGTGACCAACGACCCGATGGAAGCCACTTATGTCGGCATTCATATGTGGGCGCAGGCGGTGGAAAAAGCCAAATCCACCGACGTCGACAAAGTCCGCGAAGCCCTCGCCGGCCAGACCTTTGCCGCGCCGTCCGGTTACACGCTGACCATGGACAAGACCAATCACCACCTGCACAAACCGGTGATGATCGGCGAGATTCAGGCTGATGGTCAGTTCAACGTTGTATGGCAGACCGAAGGGCCGATCCGCGCGCAACCGTGGAGCCCGTTCATTCAGGGCAACGACAAGAAGCCGGATTATGCGGTGAAGAGCAACTGA